A stretch of the Chanos chanos chromosome 1, fChaCha1.1, whole genome shotgun sequence genome encodes the following:
- the gja1a gene encoding gap junction alpha-1 protein, with translation MGDWNALGKLLDKVQAYSTAGGKVWLSILFIFRILVLGTAVESAWGDERSAFECNTEQPGCENVCYDDAFPISHMRFWVLQIIFVSMPTLLYLSHIAYLMHKEEKLNKKEEKLKAIQSKGGNVDVALRKIELKKFRYGLEEHGKFKMRGGLLKTYIVSIVLKSVFEIGFLMIQWYLYGFTLSAVYICEKAPCPHKVDCFLSRPTEKTIFIIFMLVVSLVSLALNVIELCYVIFKSIKDRMKQSEKFYHANGVLRSCPTDLSPSRCMCYNDCSAQVSNLAYNLDTVEKSNSSDNYDKQVNEQNWANYSTEQNHLGQRETAFTCCQSPSFHYPEKPASGKELLLLKQIDPRPSSRGSSRARPDDLDI, from the coding sequence ATGGGTGACTGGAATGCATTAGGAAAACTTCTCGACAAGGTTCAAGCATACTCCACAGCAGGAGGTAAAGTCTGGCTCTCTATCCTCTTCATCTTCCGGATCCTGGTGCTGGGGACAGCCGTGGAATCAGCCTGGGGAGACGAACGGTCTGCTTTCGAGTGCAACACAGAGCAACCTGgttgtgaaaatgtgtgctATGATGACGCCTTCCCTATATCTCACATGCGTTTTTGGGTGCTGCAAATCATCTTCGTCTCCATGCCAACCCTCCTCTACCTTAGTCACATTGCCTACCTCATGCACAAAGAGGAGAAACTTaacaagaaagaggaaaaattgAAAGCCATTCAGAGTAAAGGTGGAAATGTTGACGTGGCCCTCCGAAAAATTGAACTTAAAAAGTTCAGGTATGGCCTGGAGGAACATGGAAAATTCAAAATGCGAGGAGGCTTGCTCAAGACATACATTGTAAGCATTGTGTTGAAATCTGTATTTGAAATTGGATTCTTGATGATACAGTGGTACCTTTATGGATTCACCCTGTCAGCCGTTTATATATGCGAGAAGGCACCATGCCCCCACAAAGTTGACTGTTTCCTCTCCCGTCCGACTGAGAAAACTATCTTCATCATCTTTATGCTAGTCGTGTCCCTTGTTTCTTTGGCCCTCAATGTCATTGAATTGTGCTACGTTATTTTCAAGAGTATTAAGGATCGGATGAAACAATCAGAGAAATTCTATCACGCGAACGGGGTTCTTAGGTCCTGTCCCACGGACCTTTCCCCGTCTAGGTGCATGTGCTACAATGACTGTTCGGCTCAAGTCTCAAACCTTGCCTACAATCTGGATACAGTGGAGAAGTCAAACTCCTCTGACAATTATGACAAGCAAGTGAATGAACAGAACTGGGCTAATTACAGCACGGAGCAGAATCACCTAGGCCAAAGAGAAACTGCTTTTACTTGTTGCCAAAGTCCAAGTTTTCATTATCCAGAAAAACCAGCGTCAGGGAAAGAGCTTCTGCTCCTCAAACAGATTGATCCTCGGCCCAGTAGTCGGGGCAGCAGTCGCGCCAGGCCTGATGACCTTGACATTTAG